The proteins below come from a single Garra rufa chromosome 25, GarRuf1.0, whole genome shotgun sequence genomic window:
- the LOC141301960 gene encoding transmembrane protein 60-like — protein sequence MNMSLAQRVLLTWIFTLIFLIMLVLKLDGKIIWSWFLIFLPVWTFDLILLLMLIVKMAGRCKPGFDPRNGAENLKKRVWYLMAMLLKLAFCLMLCAKLENLINMLVSSVCIPLWALLIGAMVELGYNVFHFRRD from the coding sequence ATGAACATGTCTCTTGCTCAAAGAGTCCTCCTGACATGGATCTTCACGCTTATATTCCTTATAATGCTGGTCCTGAAGTTGGATGGGAAGATCATCTGGAGCTGGTTCCTCATCTTCCTTCCTGTCTGGACCTTTGATCTTATTCTCCTCCTCATGCTCATTGTCAAAATGGCAGGCCGCTGCAAGCCGGGGTTCGACCCTCGCAACGGGGCGGAGAACTTGAAGAAGCGTGTGTGGTACCTCATGGCCATGCTGCTTAAACTGGCATTTTGTCTGATGCTCTGTGCCAAATTAGAGAACCTAATAAACATGTTGGTGAGCTCGGTTTGCATCCCTCTGTGGGCGCTGCTCATCGGAGCTATGGTGGAGCTGGGTTACAATGTTTTCCACTTCAGAAGAGACTGA
- the LOC141301614 gene encoding fibroleukin-like: MDTDHEDSTKNIHKVTNTHVEMAKNITWETPISFKNTGGTRELELITLNKDRVEENSGEILSNSNSADTAQSYRGESYAIPVVLDTLTNVEEIKGSKLFSLSPEDTAEGFKSHAANDEVTEREHLESNFHSTCGSDCDTASSLLSTTQTRPLVESGREKGPAQDCADYITKSSKNGVYKVSPQPRSSMFPVFCDMESSGGGWTLIQHRLDGNTSFNRTWDEYKNGFGELTEEFWLGNDKIHMLTKAKNMSLRIEIEDFEGVKEYAHYDNFSVADESQQYRLSIGGYSGTAGNAMQFSETYNHDQKLFTTPDRDNDQYPSGNCGAYYSSGWWFDACMSANLNGRYYRSKYKGVRNGIFWGTWHNITMEYYPTNDRQSFKTVKMMIRPKNYAK, from the exons ATGGACACAGACCATGAAGACAGCACAAAGAACATTCATAAAGTCACAAACACACATGTTGAAATGGCTAAAAACATTACTTGGGAAACGCCCATAAGCTTTAAAAACACTGGAGGAACAAGAGAACTGGAACTTATTACATTGAATAAAGACAGAGTAGAAGAAAACTCTGGGGAAATATTATCTAACTCAAACAGTGCAGACACTGCCCAGAGTTACAGAGGAGAGAGCTACGCAATTCCAGTTGTTTTGGATACGCTTACAAATGTTGAAGAAATTAAAGGCTCAAAGCTTTTCTCACTCAGCCCCGAGGACACCGCTGAGGGGTTTAAATCGCATGCAGCCAATGATGAGGTAACAGAGAGAGAACATTTAGAGAGCAACTTCCACAGCACCTGTGGCAGTGATTGTGACACTGCGTCATCCCTTCTGTCCACAACCCAGACCAGGCCCCTCGTGGAATCTGGAAGAG AAAAAGGACCCGCACAAGACTGCGCTGATTACATTACGAAATCCAGCAAGAATGGTGTATATAAAGTATCACCGCAGCCAAGGAGCAGCATGTTTCCTGTTTTCTGTGACATGGAATCCTCAGGCGGGGGCTGGACTTTGATTCAACATCGTTTAGACGGCAACACAAGTTTCAATCGCACCTGGGACGAGTACAAGAATGGATTCGGTGAACTAACAGAGGAGTTCTGGCTTGGCAATGACAAGATTCACATGTTAACAAAGGCCAAAAACATGTCATTGCGAATAGAAATCGAAGACTTTGAGGGTGTCAAAGAATACGCACATTATGACAACTTCTCTGTGGCAGATGAAAGCCAACAATACCGCCTGTCCATTGGTGGTTACTCTGGTACAGCTGGTAATGCCATGCAGTTTAGTGAGACCTACAATCACGACCAGAAACTGTTCACCACTCCGGACAGAGACAATGACCAGTATCCCTCGGGTAACTGTGGGGCCTATTACAGCTCAGGCTGGTGGTTTGATGCATGCATGTCTGCAAACTTAAATGGGAGATATTATCGATCTAAATACAAAGGGGTACGTAATGGGATATTTTGGGGGACATGGCACAACATTACAATGGAATATTACCCAACCAATGATAGGCAATCTTTTAAGACAGTTAAAATGATGATTAGACCTAAAAACTATGCTAAATAA